In a single window of the Mesorhizobium shangrilense genome:
- a CDS encoding RrF2 family transcriptional regulator: MRLSEGVEAAVHSAIVLAELPAGATLPGAALAEYHGISGSYLLKHLKDLVAAQILESLPGPAGGYRLARKADKISLLDIVLAIEGPQPAFRCNEIRQKGPGALEPAAYKRPCGINTAMLKAEQAYRAVLAETKLSSLIEDYARRADPRAVAFSCAFLEQNQRLPR, translated from the coding sequence ATGAGACTGAGCGAGGGTGTGGAAGCGGCGGTCCATTCGGCGATCGTGCTGGCCGAGCTGCCGGCGGGCGCCACGCTGCCCGGCGCGGCGCTTGCCGAATACCACGGCATCTCCGGCAGCTACCTGCTCAAGCACCTGAAGGACCTGGTGGCAGCGCAGATCCTGGAGTCGCTGCCGGGGCCAGCCGGAGGTTACCGGCTGGCGCGCAAGGCCGACAAGATCAGCCTGCTGGACATCGTGCTGGCGATAGAAGGGCCTCAGCCGGCGTTCCGCTGCAACGAGATAAGGCAGAAAGGTCCGGGTGCGCTCGAACCGGCCGCCTACAAGAGGCCGTGCGGTATCAACACTGCGATGCTGAAGGCCGAGCAGGCATACCGCGCCGTGCTCGCCGAAACCAAGTTGTCCAGCTTGATCGAGGACTATGCCAGGCGCGCCGACCCTCGCGCCGTCGCCTTCAGCTGCGCCTTCCTCGAGCAAAACCAGCGCCTGCCGCGCTGA
- a CDS encoding carboxymuconolactone decarboxylase family protein has protein sequence MKIRMNYFAKAPGLLAKMTELDKAVEESGFDRKLLHLVKLRTSQINGCAYCVDMHVKEARRDGEAEQRIHLVSAWRESPLFSERERAALEWTEALTLLPQSRAADEFYDPLRSHFSDVEIVQLTMLIGVINTWNRLAVGFRSMHPIDRETQVA, from the coding sequence ATGAAGATCCGCATGAACTATTTCGCGAAGGCGCCGGGCCTCCTCGCGAAGATGACCGAACTCGACAAGGCGGTCGAGGAGTCCGGCTTCGATCGCAAGCTGCTGCACCTGGTCAAGCTGCGCACCTCGCAGATCAATGGATGCGCCTATTGCGTCGACATGCACGTCAAGGAAGCCCGCCGCGACGGCGAGGCCGAGCAGCGCATCCATCTCGTCAGTGCTTGGCGGGAAAGCCCGCTTTTCTCGGAGCGTGAACGCGCTGCGCTGGAGTGGACCGAAGCCCTGACGCTGCTGCCCCAGAGCCGGGCTGCCGACGAGTTCTACGATCCGCTGAGGAGCCACTTCTCCGATGTCGAGATCGTCCAGCTCACCATGCTGATCGGCGTCATCAACACCTGGAACCGATTGGCAGTCGGGTTTCGCTCCATGCATCCGATCGATCGCGAGACGCAGGTCGCGTGA
- a CDS encoding TRAP transporter permease — protein MTDQKNDDVRLAPLELDEEKARELEEQFDSEIRFRKLSPLSGRLVGALLIALSIFHYYTAGFGLLSEMVHRGIHLSFVLALVFLVFPAVKRGYNTPARSTLLSPLGIPLVDWGLAVAAVVAVAHVPMIPLDDLAFRVGNPTATDVALGITLIVVLLEATRRSVGWPLPVIALVFMGYALFGPWMPSILVHPGATVSGLVDHLYLTTQGIYGIALGVVATYVFHFVLFGVFATRIGLGQLFLDCAAWVAGRYAGGPAKVSIFGSALFGMISGSSVANTVTVGSLTIPAMIKLGYKRPFAAAVEAASSTGGQITPPIMGAAAFLMIEFLELPYTTIILAAVVPAFMHFFGVLVQVHFEAKRNGLRGLRPDEMPDVSAALKRDWPTIIPLIALIGVLLAGYTPYMAAFWGITLCVAVGLLNPRRRMSVWEILESLRDGAKYALAVGAAAATVGIVVGVVTFTGVGFKVSFIVTSTAAQMADFVHALVPGDLLTPTSLTLFFTLLMTGMVCILMGCGIPTTANYIIMVTIAAPALVLLGVEPIVAHFFVFYYGVLADITPPVALAAYAAAGMAAADPFKTGNIAFRLGLGKVLVPFVFVFSPSLLLVTKDFTWTSFAVAFFGCTFGIVCLGAALSRFMLVRTKPWENALLVLAAFLMIMPELYSTLAGLALAAPVLLNQWNGLSGRQVTA, from the coding sequence ATGACCGACCAGAAGAACGATGATGTCCGTCTGGCTCCGCTGGAGCTCGATGAGGAGAAGGCGCGCGAACTCGAGGAGCAGTTCGATTCCGAGATTCGTTTCCGCAAGCTTTCGCCGCTGTCCGGCCGGCTCGTCGGCGCGCTGCTGATCGCCCTTTCCATCTTCCACTATTATACGGCGGGCTTCGGCCTGCTCTCGGAAATGGTCCACCGCGGCATCCATCTGTCCTTCGTGCTTGCGCTGGTCTTTCTCGTCTTTCCGGCGGTAAAGCGCGGCTACAACACGCCGGCCAGGTCGACGCTTCTGAGCCCGCTCGGCATTCCGCTTGTCGACTGGGGCCTTGCTGTCGCGGCAGTCGTCGCGGTTGCTCACGTCCCAATGATTCCGCTGGACGATCTTGCATTTCGCGTCGGCAATCCCACCGCAACCGACGTCGCGCTCGGGATCACCCTGATCGTGGTGCTGCTCGAGGCGACGCGCCGGTCCGTCGGCTGGCCGTTGCCCGTCATTGCCCTCGTTTTCATGGGCTACGCGCTGTTCGGTCCGTGGATGCCCAGCATCCTGGTCCATCCCGGTGCAACCGTTTCCGGCTTGGTCGATCATCTCTACCTGACCACGCAAGGCATCTACGGCATCGCCCTCGGCGTCGTCGCGACCTATGTCTTCCACTTCGTGCTGTTCGGCGTCTTCGCCACCCGCATCGGGCTCGGCCAGCTCTTCCTTGATTGCGCCGCCTGGGTAGCGGGCCGCTATGCCGGCGGTCCGGCCAAGGTCTCGATCTTCGGGTCGGCGCTCTTCGGCATGATCTCCGGCTCCTCGGTCGCCAATACGGTTACCGTCGGCTCCCTCACCATCCCGGCCATGATCAAGCTCGGCTACAAGCGGCCCTTTGCGGCGGCGGTCGAGGCGGCGTCATCAACCGGGGGGCAGATCACGCCGCCCATCATGGGCGCAGCCGCCTTCCTGATGATCGAGTTTCTTGAACTCCCCTACACGACCATCATCCTCGCTGCCGTCGTGCCGGCCTTCATGCATTTCTTCGGCGTGCTGGTGCAGGTTCACTTCGAGGCAAAGCGGAACGGCCTGCGGGGATTGCGCCCGGACGAGATGCCCGACGTGTCGGCAGCGCTGAAGCGCGACTGGCCGACCATCATTCCCCTGATCGCGCTTATTGGGGTGCTGCTGGCCGGCTATACGCCCTACATGGCCGCATTCTGGGGCATCACGCTTTGCGTCGCGGTCGGCTTGCTCAATCCAAGGCGACGCATGTCGGTCTGGGAGATCCTCGAAAGTCTCCGCGACGGGGCGAAATATGCGCTCGCAGTGGGCGCGGCGGCCGCAACGGTCGGGATCGTCGTCGGCGTGGTGACGTTCACCGGTGTCGGGTTCAAGGTTTCCTTCATCGTCACCTCGACGGCCGCGCAGATGGCGGATTTCGTCCACGCCCTCGTGCCGGGCGACCTGCTGACGCCGACAAGCCTCACCCTGTTCTTCACCCTGTTGATGACTGGCATGGTGTGCATCCTGATGGGCTGCGGCATCCCGACGACCGCAAACTACATCATCATGGTCACCATTGCAGCGCCGGCCCTCGTCCTGCTCGGCGTCGAACCCATCGTCGCCCACTTCTTCGTCTTCTACTACGGCGTGCTGGCCGACATCACTCCGCCAGTCGCGCTGGCCGCCTACGCGGCTGCCGGCATGGCGGCAGCCGATCCGTTCAAGACCGGCAACATTGCCTTCAGGTTGGGCCTCGGAAAGGTGCTGGTGCCTTTCGTCTTCGTCTTCTCGCCCTCGCTGCTGCTGGTCACCAAGGATTTCACCTGGACTTCCTTCGCCGTGGCATTTTTCGGTTGTACGTTCGGCATTGTCTGCCTGGGCGCTGCCCTGTCGCGTTTCATGCTGGTCCGCACCAAGCCATGGGAGAATGCGCTTCTGGTCCTGGCGGCCTTCCTGATGATCATGCCCGAGCTCTACTCGACCCTTGCGGGACTGGCCCTGGCAGCACCGGTGTTGCTGAACCAGTGGAACGGCCTCTCCGGGAGACAGGTAACCGCCTAG
- a CDS encoding TAXI family TRAP transporter solute-binding subunit, with translation MAISMTRRAFTAGAALIAAGAHRAFAQSQAFFRIGTGGTAGTYYPIGGLIANAISATGENGVPGLVATAISSNGSVANINAIQSGSAESGFTQSDVAFWAHSGTGLYDGKGKVEDLRLIATLYPETLHVVARADAGIKSIADLKGKRVSIDEPGSGTIVDARIVLAAYGLSEQDITAEYLKPGPSGEKMRDGALDAYFFVGGFPAGAITELAASTSITLVPVSGPEAEKMLGDYKFFSANTVPAETYKGVPETQTISVAAQWVTSAKQPDDLVYNIAKSLWSEGSRKALDAGHAKGKLITRDNAVTSLGIPLHPGAEKFYKEAGVLK, from the coding sequence ATGGCAATTTCTATGACGCGCCGCGCCTTTACCGCCGGCGCCGCCTTGATCGCCGCGGGCGCACACCGTGCTTTCGCTCAGTCTCAGGCGTTCTTCCGGATCGGGACGGGAGGCACGGCCGGAACCTACTATCCAATCGGCGGGCTGATTGCGAACGCCATCTCCGCCACCGGCGAGAACGGCGTGCCCGGCCTCGTCGCAACGGCTATCTCGTCCAACGGGTCGGTGGCCAACATCAACGCCATCCAGAGCGGCAGCGCCGAATCCGGGTTCACGCAGTCCGACGTGGCATTCTGGGCCCATTCCGGCACCGGGCTCTATGACGGAAAGGGCAAGGTCGAGGATCTGCGCCTCATTGCGACGCTCTATCCGGAGACGCTTCACGTCGTGGCGCGCGCCGACGCGGGCATCAAGTCGATCGCCGACCTGAAGGGCAAGCGCGTATCGATTGACGAGCCAGGTTCGGGCACCATCGTCGACGCCCGCATCGTGCTGGCTGCCTATGGCCTGTCCGAGCAGGACATTACCGCCGAATACCTGAAGCCCGGCCCGTCGGGCGAGAAGATGCGGGACGGCGCACTCGACGCGTACTTCTTTGTCGGCGGCTTCCCGGCCGGAGCGATCACCGAACTGGCCGCCTCGACGTCGATCACGCTGGTGCCGGTCTCCGGGCCGGAAGCGGAGAAGATGCTCGGAGACTACAAGTTCTTTTCGGCCAACACCGTGCCGGCCGAGACCTACAAGGGCGTTCCGGAAACCCAGACGATCTCCGTCGCCGCGCAGTGGGTCACCAGCGCCAAGCAGCCCGATGATCTGGTCTACAACATTGCCAAGTCGCTCTGGAGCGAAGGCTCGAGGAAGGCGCTCGACGCGGGCCATGCCAAGGGCAAGCTGATCACGCGCGACAACGCAGTCACCAGCCTGGGCATTCCGCTGCATCCCGGTGCGGAGAAGTTCTACAAGGAGGCCGGCGTCCTGAAATAG
- a CDS encoding EthD family reductase, which yields MAKLVVLYKTPKDPAAFDAYYNATHIPIARKIPGLRKYEISTGPIGTPDGPSGLHLTAILTFDSLAAIKDALGSPEGQAAADDLANFASGGADLYMFDTKDA from the coding sequence ATGGCCAAGCTCGTGGTTCTTTACAAGACGCCGAAGGATCCAGCGGCGTTCGACGCCTACTACAATGCGACGCACATCCCGATCGCCAGGAAGATTCCCGGCCTCAGGAAGTACGAGATCAGCACAGGCCCGATCGGAACGCCGGACGGCCCCTCCGGCCTGCATCTCACTGCTATACTGACATTCGACAGCCTCGCCGCGATCAAGGATGCGCTCGGCTCACCGGAAGGACAGGCGGCCGCCGACGACCTCGCCAACTTCGCCAGCGGCGGTGCCGACCTCTACATGTTCGACACGAAGGACGCCTGA
- a CDS encoding VOC family protein encodes MPLKISNVSIILNVTDVDRTEKFYRENLGFEFMRTDEPDGSSWLLARIGSNVEVLVFPGDPKPGNTPGVVFGLSEGGIDTVLASLASRGVEIVTPVSEAPGGWFADFRDPDGHIVSFYQAENVPRTSG; translated from the coding sequence ATGCCTTTGAAGATCAGCAACGTTTCCATCATCCTCAATGTCACGGACGTCGACCGCACCGAGAAATTCTATCGCGAGAACCTGGGCTTCGAGTTCATGCGGACCGACGAGCCAGACGGGTCGTCCTGGCTGCTCGCCCGGATCGGATCGAACGTCGAAGTCCTCGTGTTCCCGGGCGATCCGAAGCCCGGCAACACGCCGGGCGTCGTGTTCGGTCTGTCGGAAGGCGGTATCGACACGGTGCTCGCCTCGCTTGCGTCACGCGGCGTGGAGATCGTGACGCCGGTGTCGGAAGCGCCCGGCGGCTGGTTCGCCGACTTTCGCGATCCTGACGGGCACATCGTCTCGTTCTACCAGGCCGAGAACGTGCCACGGACGTCGGGCTGA
- a CDS encoding RNA polymerase sigma factor, with the protein MRGRGVGMATIQTLRRVALRHCVVRDEADDVVQDVLAAAIEAGMDCADSRFLPWACGAVRLRSKFLARGAIRRKRREVAHEEDRQLPPPAPRRLAEDFVEALPPSLRIVALLVNVGLGRTEIAFLLGLPDTALRQRISALRRAVAAAGASAADDIAPASGADGLARRSLKAGMSRLEGRRFAISDPDGHQIFLTSPHIRLPDGNS; encoded by the coding sequence ATGCGCGGCCGCGGCGTGGGTATGGCGACGATCCAGACCCTGCGGCGTGTCGCCCTGCGCCACTGCGTTGTCCGGGACGAAGCGGACGACGTGGTCCAGGATGTGCTGGCGGCGGCGATCGAAGCCGGCATGGATTGCGCCGACAGCCGCTTCCTGCCCTGGGCATGCGGAGCCGTGCGGCTGCGCTCCAAGTTCCTGGCGCGCGGCGCGATCCGTCGCAAGCGCCGCGAGGTCGCCCATGAGGAGGACCGCCAGCTGCCCCCGCCGGCCCCGCGACGCCTTGCAGAGGATTTCGTTGAAGCGCTGCCGCCATCGCTCAGGATCGTCGCGCTGCTCGTCAATGTCGGGCTCGGCCGCACCGAGATCGCCTTCCTTCTAGGCCTTCCGGATACGGCGCTGCGTCAGCGCATCAGCGCGCTGCGCAGGGCCGTGGCGGCGGCAGGGGCGTCAGCGGCCGACGACATCGCGCCCGCGAGCGGCGCCGACGGGCTGGCGCGGCGCAGCCTGAAGGCGGGCATGTCGCGCCTCGAAGGTCGGCGCTTCGCCATATCCGATCCAGACGGTCATCAAATTTTTCTGACATCGCCTCACATTCGGCTCCCCGACGGCAACTCTTAG
- a CDS encoding TetR family transcriptional regulator C-terminal domain-containing protein, giving the protein MAASARPRTRIQNEKREVILEAALEVFSSNGFRGATIDQIAEAAGMSKPNLLYYFRRKEDIHVTLMERLLDTWLAPLRELDDVGDPLAEICGYIRRKLEMARDYPRESRLFANEIIQGAPRIMPMLEGELKQLVDEKAEVIRGWIRAGQIVRIDPYHLIFSIWATTQHYADFDVQVRAVLGPDRGGEGRFEDAARFLEQLFMDGLRPKPEA; this is encoded by the coding sequence TTGGCCGCCTCCGCCCGTCCACGCACGCGCATCCAGAACGAGAAGCGCGAGGTCATCCTGGAAGCCGCGCTGGAGGTGTTTTCATCCAACGGATTCCGGGGCGCCACGATCGACCAGATCGCCGAGGCGGCCGGCATGTCGAAGCCCAACCTGCTCTATTACTTCCGTCGCAAGGAAGACATCCACGTTACCCTGATGGAGCGCCTCCTTGACACCTGGCTGGCGCCGCTGCGCGAGCTGGACGACGTCGGCGACCCTCTGGCGGAGATTTGCGGCTACATCCGCCGCAAGCTCGAAATGGCGCGCGACTATCCGCGCGAGAGCCGGCTGTTCGCCAACGAGATCATCCAGGGCGCGCCGCGCATCATGCCGATGCTCGAGGGCGAACTGAAGCAGCTGGTCGACGAGAAGGCCGAGGTGATCCGGGGCTGGATACGGGCGGGCCAGATCGTCCGCATTGATCCCTATCACCTGATCTTCTCGATATGGGCGACGACCCAGCACTATGCGGACTTCGACGTCCAGGTCCGCGCCGTGCTAGGTCCGGACCGCGGCGGAGAGGGACGATTTGAGGACGCCGCCCGCTTCCTGGAGCAGCTTTTCATGGACGGCCTCCGACCAAAGCCGGAAGCCTGA
- a CDS encoding aspartate aminotransferase family protein has product MSNRLKVTPNDLSAFWMPFTANRQFKQAPRMFVSAKDMHYTTTDGRKVLDGTAGLWCVNAGHCRPKITEAIQHQAGELDYAPAFQMGHPIVFEFANRLVDIAPEGMDHVFFTNSGSESVETALKMALAYQRVKGEGARTRLIGRERGYHGVNFGGISVGGIVGNRKMFGTLLTGVDHLPHTHDLAKNAFTKGEPEHGANLADELERIVTLHDASTIAAVIVEPVAGSTGVLIPPKGYLQKLRDICTKHGILLIFDEVITGFGRLGTPFAADYFGVTPDIMITAKGVTNGVIPMGAVFVKKEIHDAFMNGPEHLIEFAHGYTYSGNPIACAAGLGTLDTYKEEGLLTRGAELAPYWEDALHSLKGEPHVIDVRNIGLVGAIELQPIAGQPTKRAFSAFVKAFERGALIRTTGDIIALSPPLIITKGQIDELIDHVREVLRMID; this is encoded by the coding sequence ATGTCAAATCGCCTGAAAGTCACGCCGAACGATCTCAGCGCGTTCTGGATGCCGTTCACTGCCAACCGGCAATTCAAGCAGGCGCCGCGCATGTTCGTGTCCGCCAAGGACATGCACTATACGACGACCGACGGGCGCAAGGTGCTCGATGGCACAGCGGGCCTCTGGTGCGTCAATGCCGGCCACTGCCGGCCCAAGATCACCGAGGCGATCCAGCACCAGGCTGGCGAGCTCGACTATGCGCCGGCCTTCCAGATGGGCCATCCGATCGTCTTCGAGTTTGCCAACCGGCTGGTCGACATCGCACCGGAGGGCATGGACCATGTCTTCTTCACCAACTCGGGCTCCGAATCCGTCGAGACCGCGTTGAAGATGGCGCTCGCCTACCAGCGGGTGAAGGGCGAGGGCGCGCGCACCCGGCTGATCGGCCGCGAGCGCGGCTATCACGGCGTCAACTTCGGCGGCATCTCCGTCGGCGGCATCGTTGGCAACCGCAAGATGTTCGGCACGCTGCTGACCGGCGTCGACCACCTGCCGCACACGCACGACCTGGCCAAGAACGCCTTCACCAAGGGCGAGCCGGAGCATGGCGCAAATCTCGCCGACGAACTGGAGCGCATCGTCACGCTGCATGACGCCTCGACCATCGCGGCGGTCATCGTGGAGCCGGTGGCGGGCTCGACCGGCGTGCTCATCCCGCCGAAGGGCTATCTGCAGAAGCTGCGCGACATCTGCACCAAGCACGGCATCCTGCTGATTTTCGACGAGGTCATCACGGGCTTCGGCCGCCTCGGCACGCCGTTCGCCGCCGACTATTTCGGCGTGACCCCCGACATCATGATCACCGCCAAGGGCGTCACCAACGGCGTGATCCCGATGGGCGCTGTATTCGTGAAGAAGGAGATCCACGACGCCTTCATGAACGGCCCGGAGCACCTGATCGAGTTCGCCCACGGCTACACCTATTCGGGCAACCCGATCGCCTGTGCCGCAGGTCTGGGCACGCTCGACACTTACAAGGAAGAGGGGCTGCTGACGCGCGGCGCCGAACTCGCGCCCTATTGGGAGGATGCGCTGCACTCGCTGAAGGGCGAGCCGCATGTGATCGACGTCCGCAACATCGGCTTGGTGGGCGCCATCGAGCTGCAGCCGATCGCCGGCCAGCCGACCAAGCGGGCGTTCTCGGCCTTCGTGAAGGCGTTCGAGCGCGGCGCGCTGATCCGCACGACGGGCGACATCATCGCGCTGTCGCCGCCGCTCATCATCACGAAGGGCCAGATCGACGAACTGATCGATCATGTCCGCGAGGTATTGCGGATGATCGACTGA
- a CDS encoding Zn-dependent hydrolase — protein MAAPGENLRINPDRLWDSLMEMAKIGPGVAGGNNRQTLTDEDGQGRHLFKRWCEEAGLEMGLDQMGTMFARREGTDPDALPVYVGSHLDTQPTGGKFDGVLGVLGGLEVIRSLNDLGIKTKHPIVVTNWTNEEGTRFAPAMLASGVFAGAHAQDWAYERTDAKGKTFGDELKRIGWQGEEDVGARKMKAFFELHIEQGPILEDEDIDIGVVTHGQGLKWLQVTLTGKESHTGSTPMPKRRNAGLGMARVTELVHEVAMDYQPDAVGAVGHMEVYPNSRNIIAGRTVFTIDIRSPEKEVLDAMDGRIREGIELICDALDVQFEIEQVGHFDPVTFDAGCVKAIRDAAERLGYTHRNIVSGAGHDACWINRVAPTAMVMCPCVDGLSHNEAEEIYPEWAAAGCDVLFHAVVETAEIVE, from the coding sequence ATGGCAGCGCCAGGCGAGAATCTGCGCATCAATCCGGACCGCCTCTGGGACTCTCTCATGGAGATGGCCAAGATCGGTCCGGGCGTCGCCGGCGGCAACAACCGCCAGACCCTGACCGACGAGGACGGGCAGGGCCGCCATCTCTTCAAGCGCTGGTGCGAGGAGGCGGGCCTCGAGATGGGGCTCGACCAGATGGGCACCATGTTCGCCCGCCGCGAGGGTACGGACCCTGACGCGCTGCCGGTCTATGTCGGCAGCCACCTCGACACGCAGCCGACCGGCGGCAAGTTCGACGGCGTGCTCGGCGTTCTCGGCGGCCTGGAGGTGATCCGCTCCCTCAACGACCTCGGCATCAAGACCAAGCATCCGATCGTCGTCACCAACTGGACCAACGAGGAGGGCACGCGCTTCGCGCCGGCCATGCTGGCCTCCGGCGTGTTCGCCGGCGCGCACGCGCAGGACTGGGCCTACGAGCGGACCGACGCCAAGGGCAAGACTTTCGGCGACGAGCTGAAGCGCATCGGCTGGCAGGGCGAAGAGGACGTCGGCGCCCGCAAGATGAAGGCCTTCTTCGAACTGCACATCGAGCAGGGCCCGATCCTCGAGGACGAGGACATCGACATCGGCGTCGTCACCCACGGCCAGGGCCTCAAGTGGCTGCAGGTCACGTTGACGGGCAAGGAAAGCCACACCGGCTCTACCCCGATGCCGAAGCGCCGCAATGCCGGGCTCGGCATGGCGCGGGTGACCGAACTCGTGCATGAAGTGGCGATGGACTACCAGCCGGATGCCGTGGGCGCGGTCGGGCACATGGAGGTCTATCCGAACTCCCGCAACATCATCGCCGGACGCACCGTCTTCACCATCGACATCCGGTCGCCGGAGAAGGAAGTCCTCGATGCGATGGACGGCCGAATCCGCGAGGGCATCGAGCTGATCTGCGACGCGCTCGACGTCCAGTTCGAGATCGAGCAGGTCGGCCATTTCGATCCGGTCACTTTCGACGCCGGCTGCGTGAAGGCGATCCGGGATGCGGCCGAGCGGCTGGGCTATACCCATCGCAACATCGTCTCGGGCGCCGGCCACGACGCCTGCTGGATCAACCGCGTCGCGCCGACGGCGATGGTGATGTGCCCGTGCGTCGACGGGCTCAGCCACAACGAGGCCGAGGAAATCTATCCGGAATGGGCAGCCGCCGGCTGCGACGTGCTCTTCCACGCCGTGGTGGAGACGGCGGAGATTGTTGAGTGA
- a CDS encoding type II toxin-antitoxin system PemK/MazF family toxin: MKRGDIVLVSLPGDYGKTRPAVVIQNDDVADILRSCTILLMTSELVSGSLYRLTVEPSAENGLDRTTQVQVDKIASPPKEKLRGPIGKLTVDQVRDIDLALLRHLDIRGHGIE, from the coding sequence GTGAAGCGTGGCGACATAGTCCTCGTTTCGCTGCCGGGCGACTATGGGAAGACCCGTCCCGCAGTTGTAATTCAGAACGACGACGTTGCCGATATCCTGCGCAGCTGCACGATTCTTCTCATGACGTCTGAGCTGGTGAGCGGTTCGCTCTATCGCTTGACCGTCGAGCCCAGCGCGGAGAACGGCTTGGATCGCACCACGCAAGTTCAGGTCGACAAGATCGCCAGTCCACCCAAAGAGAAGCTGCGCGGGCCCATCGGCAAGCTGACCGTCGATCAGGTGCGGGATATCGATCTGGCGCTCCTGCGTCATTTGGATATCCGCGGCCACGGCATCGAATAA
- the hydA gene encoding dihydropyrimidinase encodes MSKVIKNGTIVTADRTWKADVLLKHGKIEAIGQDLHGDHEFDATGCYVMPGGIDPHTHLEMPFMGTYSADDFETGTRAALSGGTTMVVDFCLPAPGQSLLEALQMWDNKTSKACSDFSFHMAITWWGEQVFDEMKTVVDKGITSFKHFMAYKGALMVNDDEMYASFQRCAELGALPLVHAENGDVVAALSQRLLAEGNNGPEGHAYSRPPEVEGEATNRAIMIADMAGVPLYVVHTSCEQAHEAIRRARQKGMRVFGEPLIQHLVLDESEYFNKDWDHAARRVMSPPFRNKQHQDSLWAGLQAGSLQVVATDHCAFTTKQKRFGVGDFTKIPNGTGGLEDRMPVLWTKGVNTGRLTMNEFVAVTSTNIAKILNMYPKKGAIVEGADADVSVWDPKKKKTITAGGQQSIIDYNVFEGVEVTGLPRFVFTRGEVAVNDGKVEAKPGHGEFVGREPHGAVNRALSTWKELVAPRKVERTGIPATGA; translated from the coding sequence ATGTCCAAAGTCATCAAGAACGGCACGATCGTCACCGCCGACCGCACCTGGAAGGCGGATGTCCTTCTGAAGCACGGGAAGATCGAGGCCATCGGACAGGACCTCCACGGCGACCACGAGTTCGACGCCACCGGCTGCTACGTCATGCCCGGCGGGATCGACCCGCACACCCATCTCGAAATGCCCTTCATGGGCACCTATTCGGCCGACGATTTCGAGACCGGCACGCGGGCGGCACTCTCCGGCGGCACCACGATGGTGGTCGATTTCTGCCTGCCGGCGCCAGGCCAGTCGCTGCTCGAGGCGCTGCAGATGTGGGACAACAAGACCTCGAAGGCGTGCTCGGACTTCTCCTTCCACATGGCGATCACCTGGTGGGGCGAGCAGGTTTTTGACGAGATGAAGACGGTGGTGGACAAGGGCATCACCTCGTTCAAGCATTTCATGGCTTACAAGGGCGCGCTGATGGTCAACGACGACGAGATGTACGCGTCGTTCCAGCGCTGCGCGGAGCTCGGCGCGCTGCCGCTCGTTCATGCCGAGAATGGCGACGTGGTCGCCGCACTCAGCCAGCGGCTGCTGGCCGAGGGCAACAACGGGCCGGAGGGGCACGCCTATTCGCGGCCGCCGGAAGTGGAGGGCGAGGCGACCAACCGCGCCATCATGATCGCCGACATGGCGGGCGTGCCGCTCTATGTGGTGCATACCTCCTGCGAGCAGGCGCACGAGGCGATCCGCCGGGCCCGCCAGAAGGGAATGCGCGTCTTTGGCGAGCCGCTGATCCAGCATCTCGTGCTCGACGAGAGCGAGTATTTCAACAAGGACTGGGACCATGCCGCGCGGCGCGTGATGAGCCCGCCGTTCCGCAACAAGCAGCATCAGGATTCGCTGTGGGCCGGCCTCCAGGCTGGCTCGCTGCAGGTGGTGGCGACGGACCATTGCGCCTTCACGACGAAGCAAAAGCGTTTTGGCGTCGGCGACTTCACAAAAATCCCGAACGGGACGGGTGGGCTGGAGGACCGGATGCCGGTGCTCTGGACCAAGGGCGTCAACACCGGGCGGCTGACGATGAACGAGTTCGTTGCCGTTACCTCAACGAACATCGCCAAGATCCTGAACATGTATCCGAAAAAGGGTGCGATCGTCGAAGGGGCTGACGCCGACGTGAGCGTCTGGGACCCGAAGAAGAAGAAAACCATCACGGCTGGCGGGCAGCAGTCGATCATCGACTACAACGTCTTCGAAGGCGTCGAGGTGACCGGCCTGCCGCGCTTCGTGTTCACGCGGGGCGAGGTCGCGGTGAACGACGGCAAGGTGGAGGCGAAGCCGGGGCACGGCGAGTTCGTCGGGCGCGAGCCGCACGGCGCCGTGAACCGCGCGCTGTCGACCTGGAAGGAGCTGGTGGCGCCGCGCAAGGTGGAACGGACAGGGATACCGGCGACGGGGGCTTAG